tcgggattaagcaaagcaaatgaagatttaaggaaggattccctatcctatccttttctcgaagatatctccaagataacgacgtccaaaggggtgcaattgtgaaggacagaaactctagaagatgcgaggagtctacacgtgaaaaatgagaccgaggcgagcccgaaaaggggtaggccggccggcctaggcctatggggccggccggcccagcccttttctgaggcgctttgccttccccttcgaccggtggcttcctcggcttataaatagctcgcaccttattcaactcgaagcatccatccaaccagaactcgacgaaaacctagggccaagaccggagggagacgacggccgccgcaagtcttcgaagttgtttaggagatggcttaggccatccctagccgccatgacctccctgcgtggttgtgtcatggtggagttcatgagctagttggagtcgtcaatggtgtatacgcggtggtggcgatccaaacgaatctattatgtgagtaatgtcttcatgtcatccgatctatttagcgatcatgtctctcctctttcgatttcgttcttgctttgggtgcgcttattcctagatctattctcgagatagattgcatggggtgttcttgtagctatggtggctaggagttcataccggatctacccaaagggggttcgacttgctttagGGTATCCCATTGAAAacgggggcgtcgtgacaggccgtctccacagagtaggttgggtatcgagggatcggattggaagttttgatttaaagaggctttggatgagatgcatgttgagcttactcgtttagctagaactataactagaatgcgtgtgataggtttagtcatgccttcggtcatgctttatccttaccgatgttcatggatgagatcaaccttcgtacatcactcatatctatcaaaggttcaccttttatatgcaattaatgcttcatgttaggatagatccgttagattagatggaaaaccctagtaagttcattgtcgatccacggattgataaaccttgggggaatactctaagggaaaagctaccacgaaccgtgcgcttgcggtatacaaatcgggggcgttagtgaacgtcaacagtTCTATACAGTTTTTAGAAGTAAATCATCGGCCCTTTGCTTTCTCTTTAAATcttgggacgagatttctttaagggggtaggattgtaacaccccggatactccgggaatgttcccggatactccggaccgcCCACTTTCTTATCCTATCCCGAGCTGCCTGCTCCGGTCCTCATCTATCTCATTCAGCTCTCGCTCCTCCCTTCAGCCCGAGCTCGAGCTGAGCCCCTGCTCTCACCGCCCCGGCCATCTTCGGCCGCCGTTCGTCCATTTCCTTCCGCGAGAGCCTCCCCAACCGTGTTCCACACCTCCACCGCACCTCCACGAGCCTTGCTCGAGCCTTCTCCGGCGGGAATCGACGGTCCTACCGCCAACCGCCATGGgagcgccgcccgagctccgcctcttcgcgtcgatccgcttctccggtcctcctccaccCAAATCGACCATGGGAATGGATTCCTGGtgagctcctccaccttccccacccCTTTCCCGGCCCTTTCTCCGCTGCTCCGtgcaccgcgcgcgccgccattCACCATGGGTGCACGAGGTTGGCTACTGTTTAGGTATACCCGGAAACTCTGGATATACGTCCGGATTCTCCGGACTAGGGatcccggaaactccggacatTGTGTCCAGAGAATCTGGGGTaaaacccggagtctccggtggttggttttttttattatttcagCGAAAACTTGCAGGTTGCCTaataaatcaagaaaaaatgATAAAAATACAAAGTTAGTTTTGTTAGATTGGTTACGTCTGTATCTACAAGGGAAAAATATTTATTCTTACGAAATGTCCTTTTTACCCATAGTAGAGTTTAAGTGGTGTTTAGACTCATTTAATTAGTTTCGACAAATCTAttagtccaaaaattatgaaatcgaGGCAGTGGTTTAGTTTaggcatgtgtagtccactatACAAGTTTCCGGCCTAGAAAACATAGTTGAGGTGTTAGTGAATTCTTCATGTGTTGGTTTATTTGGAAATTAAAGAATAGTTTACAATTAAGAAGAATCAGGTTAAATTAAATTAGAGAGCTAAAGCATTGTTATatgatttagctagggtttatttttggccagccggtctgaccggtgcttggaccagtctgaccggtatgggtccggagactccggccatttgtccggatactccgggtttgtagTGGTTTAGCTACTCCGAGTTTATGTCCGAATATTCCGggcttgggagtccggatactccgagaatacgtcccgatactccggatttttggtctcgagtcgcacaccggccagaccggtctgaccggtttggtataccggtctgaccgatagtAGTAGGCTGACAGTCGTAATTATATGAGAATCATAGCGTTTATACTCGGTCGATAGTTGCTTCGTATTTGTGAAATTATATCCGCATTATTTATATGCATTTACATTAATtggcatttcatatgcattcgtaTAGAATACGTGGTGAGAACGTCTACTATAGATGGATCGTGAAGCTCAGGATCGGTGAAGCAGGATTGAGAGGGGATTCGTGAAGACCCGGCTcaatggtcggaagggcccaaggccttgttaatattaacactaacttagtgttaccctcaggcaagccccgttgcacatcctactattttaaattatgtcacctatatatgtctctaataattgtgtattaggtttaggaattatttaaaaccttagttgcatgacctctaggttttcctgggccttatactagtatgaataggtcgttagcactgctatgcttaatagggctcgctagaagtcgagtgataattctgtcactcgcgagatataggatgtctttataTTACAGTGTATGAATAATTATATTCAAGATGGAAGGTATGGGATGGGAGATCGGATGGGGGAAGgtgtagccccatctgtgttgattaaggaccgttccgttgtcggctgtgctgGTCGGGGATTGAACGGTActagccgcatgccgggagtaggaggtagtcgaaaccggtaagccgagtactgctttgcttcgaaagtacataatttctacccaccccttagggcgagtcgagtggcaacggagaattgggatgcatatgtttacttttagtgctctctcgtagggctcggctgactatatgcaggtggggcggttctgtagttcgagacaGGGAGGaaaaaggttggtgcgtggagTTCGAcagggcttttgcgtgccgtgttggttaggtccaccttgtaaggttaaatcgaatcgattcgccgtgtctcgcggttatgagggccttgatctcttggtcacatcgtagaaagGAATTGGAATAAgaatgagatgagatgcaatgagGACTGATATTATTTAATGAATGTTGGCTCACCTTGATTGTTGTAGCCTTGCAAATCCTAGATGGTTAGTCAATTTATTGATATAATTGGGAGCTAAAACTTGgaaaaaataaggacttacttcTAGTGCTTGTTCTGCAAAAaattaaccaccagccaaaagctttgtatgtctaggtatgtgggttaagttatacccacgggtcgggtaagtcttgctgagtattagttactcagggtttgttgtttaccctatttcaggtataggagctaactaggtttcacatcggtgggctcgatgtggcgcatTGTCTTCACAtctcggtagttctcgacttatttagtttgttttaccTATTCTCTtgtaaaaatgctctgtaagttagattctcttccgctgctattttttcttttgaaaattttaaatttaaagctgttttgtaaaagtcttagtattatttactatttttgtaagattttatcgtgctggtaccttctgcgctcgccttcgtgcgagacttctggtgtgtttcgatcggcctatAGGTTGGAAACAGcatgtcaagttacacttaattaagctaatgcgcttGATGCGTTCAGATAATtgcggttacgcttaattaagcgttttaactcgACGGGTCTGTAACAACTAACATGTTCAGTGGCACTTCCTGAAGTGACGTTGTGTGACACTGAAGTTGCAGTCCTCTTGGAGTGCTAGGTGCTGTcatttttcttcctcttctttgtGGCAGCATAAACTGTTATTAAACCGAGATGGAATGATTAGCACACCGGTTTAGTTAGTTAAGGGATTGATTTGCACCAATTGAAACATAAGAAATGAAAGTCACACTTTGACAATACTAAAGGGATAAAAAAATACACTTTTTCCTTTCTAAAATTTCAGCAACTAATAACATGCTCCTCTGTCCAGGAGGAGgcaggaccccccccccccccccccccccccaaccccaaAAAAAAACGAACACAATCTAGCGCTGTATACATTCTGAGCAACCTGCCTCGATCCGTTGGTACAGCCTAATCCGTTTTCACACTCGCACTCTGCTTCGCTTTGCACAGCGTTTTCACCATCCCCTTGCAGATCTTGCAGAACCAGAGGAGGTTCATCAGCGAGAGCACCGGCGGCACCGTCAGGATGCTGTAGAACCCCAGCGGGAACACCGACCTCACCTGCGGGCACAAACAAAACACCACCACAACATCGactcatttcctttttgaaatGACTGAAGAAGAACATGAGCTTAGGATGACGAGTTGGAGGAGTGGGTTACCTGATCGAAGTGAAGGTACATGTGGGTGAAGAAGTAGACGAATAGTATGATCCGAGCAATCTGCAGCATCGGAAATCGGAGGAGGAGCAATCACACACATGAGAAGGCATGGATGCTTGCTGCTTCATAGGCAGAAATTTTgccgaaaaaaaaagagatagagGTTAAGTTCAGTAAAGCAGCTTGCAGACCATACCAGCCATCCGACAAACAGAGCCAGTCCATTGTACAGGTAGAGCTTAGAACCCTTCCGGCCAGCAAGATCCAGATACctgcaggaaaaaaaaaacaaggcaacatTCGGATCGAATTGTTAAACCACAATGGCTGAACAAAGTAGCATGTGTACTTGCAGCTGCACCTAGATATCGAAAATGTCTGAAAACTGAAGATTACCATCTAAGGTTTACGAAGGGAGTGGTCGCTTCGGTGAAGAGGACCATGAGGATATAGACGTGTCCCTTGCCACTGAGCAGGGCAAGAGAGATGGCGTACATGGAGAGCCCATGGTGCAGGAGCTGAAGAATTGTGCCACCAGAACGAATTCATGGCGCAGGATGAgtaaaaaattcagaaaaaaaatatacgAATTGGTGAATTGGTGATATAAACTTGCTTACGTATTCCTTTCCGCCTAGGCGAGGGAAGTACCGCAGGATCATCGCCAAGTCTGTCAAGAAGTAGCCAAGAGAAACCTACCATACCAGAaccaaaaaaaacaaaggaaaaaCACAGTGGCTTTAGCATCATGGAGCACACATTTCTCATGAAACTGTTTTGGGGCATCTCGGAGCATGCATCTGTTGTGCGCGGCTCGCAAGCAATTCAGGCGCAAACTTACCCCGAACATGGCATCTGATAGCCATGACTTCCTGTCTATCACGACGGCACTATGAGCGTCCTCGCTGAAGAGGCCAGACATGACCAGCAGGTAGAAGGAGACCGCCGCAGCAGCCAGTGCGTGGAACGTAGAGAATCCCCTGAAATACGGCGATAGAtgcgtgtatatatatatatatatatatatatatatatatatatatagttagttAGTTAGTTAGGAATTTAGCATGCAAGGAGTATGAACTGTACATAGAATACAATGGCTGTTTTTCTTTCCCCTTGAGGTGACAATACAATGGCTGTTTTCGTGACAGTATCTCTCTGTCTCTGCAGAAATTGTGCTTGGTGAAATAAAGGGTAGCGGCTCTAAGAATCTCAGACTACCTATTGTTCCACTCGATTTTGTGCATCTCGTTTAGCCCGTTGTAGCCCTTGAAGCACCGGGAGCTGACCAGGCGAGTCAAGTCGTATACCTGCAGGAACACAATGGCAACGTTGTTAATTACTcaaccccccaaaaaaaaagctGAAGTAAAACCAGCAATTAAAAATAATTGTGCTTTTCAGGAAAGGAAAACCTGTCATCAAGCGAAAATTTCTTTTTAACGGTCGGTACGTAGTCTGACATTGGAATTACTAGCAGATATAGGAGGCGAGGATCTATGGAGAGATGATGGCTTACAGCTCCGCACATGGCGACCCCGGCGAGGACCGAGGCCGGCCACAGGATCCGCTCGTCGGGCCCCAAACCCACGTCGTCCATGATGCCGCCTCCGTTCGCAGGCAGGCGAAACTCGGCGCGGGTGGTCGATCTGTCGGAGAAGAAGGCGGCGGCAGCTTGCAGCTAGCTCTCCCGGCCGGGTTTGGTTGCGCCCCGGCTCGTGACGGTGCTGGCAGCGAGTTTAATTATTTGACTCGCGTCCCGgccggggtgcggcggcggcggccgcggtcgTATATAACGGGGCGCCCGCGCGGGCCGAAGACGAAGACGACTCCACCACCGCGTCGGTCCGCGGATCGGGTCCGACTGCAACAACGCCTCttctcttcttttcctttttttcatttccttttttttctgagtgtttttttcttcttctttcagaACGAGATGCGAGAGATGAGACGGTCGCCGCACGCCGGACGGGAACCGTGGAACCAAAAGTCTCCGCTTTTCGGTAACCACAAGGAGGAGGTAATGCGATGGAGTGTGGCCGATTTGACCAGCCGCGCGCGCACGAttcgcaccccccccccccccccccccccccccgcgtaaCCAGAGGACCCGTCGTGATCGCCCGTCAGAGTCAGAAGAGGTGGTGCGGCCCGGCCGGCTCCGAGCTACTAAGTACTAGTTAGTACTAGCTGATACGGCTGTGAAACGAGTGCGGCACTACGGCAGGCGGGGACCGATGAGCACGCCGCGGAGCAACTTGAGCGCCCAGCGTGCATCGTACGTACGTTCGTGTCGCCGCGGTCCAGCGGACTAGCAGAATCTCCCTCCCTCACGTGTACGGCGTACCAGCGCCGGGTACGTTCATGGCCGGACGCCCGGACCTCAGGACCTGTGTGCGATCTCGGCTGCACGCGGGCGACGGGCGACGTCGCcgatggtttttttttttgagggaatcTTGCTCGTTCTTTATTCAGGAACCTCTAGACCAGCGAGGTCTCGGTCCAACCAAGGTCTTACAAAGTTTGGGAGGGGGTCAAACCAGACAGTCGGTTCACCCGGGTCCCGTACAAGACCAGCTTGAGCAAGCTCATGTGCACGCTGATTACAAGAACGTGATACACGATTGAAAAGCACAAAAGTAAACTGCAGAGAAAGCAGTTCCCGAATTTCTCTAAAAATAACGCCACCAGGGGCCTGATCAAACTGTGGTGTCTGGATAGCCGTTAGTAGATTAGTCGAATCAGACTCGACTATATTCCGTCGCTGCCCGTAGTGCAGCCAAACACGCCTCACCCTCAGCAGATAAAGCATCATGGACAGCCTTCAGTCTCCCTGATCCCGCCAGAACACCAAAGCCGTCGCTGTCACGCACCACAAAACCCCACGCCCCTGACCTCTCTACAATATGAAAAGCTCCATCAGAGTTAATCCTTCAGGACATCAGCTGGTGGCGGCCTCCACCTGTTCCCCTGGTGTTAACGTGATCTTGCGAGTCTTTGTAAATTTCTACCGCAGACACTGAAGTCCGGCTCACAACTTAATTAACCGAAAGCATACGTTCTCCCACATTGGCTTTGTTTCTACTCAACCACCACACCCATAACAGACTGATAGTCAGCTGTTGCTTGGTTTGGTTCATCTGAAGAATATGCCCCACGACCTCCTTCGCTGAACTCAGCGTGAGCAAATGCAATCGCACGTCTTCCAGGCCCAGCTGTTGCCAACATATCTTTACCCACTTGCACTTGAGAAAGCAGTGCCCACCATCTTCATCTTGGCGCCAACATATAGGACAACGAGTATCAATCTTCATGCCCCGTCGAGAAATGTTCATCCGCAGGGGAAGACTGTTGTGTGCAAGCCTCCATAGGAATTGTTTCACCTTTGGCATGCAGTCATTCTTCCAGAGACGGTTCCAATAGTAGCCCCTAACATCAGAATTTTCAGAGCTTGTGGAACCAGCCTGTCTAACATTCTTCCGTTCTCTCCCATCCTCAAGTACATGATATGCCGATTTTACAGAGAATAAACCCTTCACATCACAGTGCCACGCTAGAGCATCAGAGTATCCTTGTTTCACTGGAACACTCAGAATATGTTGTACATCTTCTTCCCAGAAAATTTCTCTCACCAACTCCTCATCCCAATTCCCTGTGTAGGGATCAAGCAATTCTGAGACTTTATTTAACAGGCATCTGCCTTTTGGTGTGATTGGTCTTCTTGTAGTGCCATATGGGAGCCAAGGATCACACCAAATATTTATTCTAGCCCCATAACCCACTCTCCAAATCAAACCTTCCTTCAAAGCCCCAAAGCCACGCAAGATACTACGCCAACTATATGAGATACCAGGCTTTTCAATCGCCATCAGCGGATCACCAGAAGGATAGTATTTGGCCTGTAGCACTTGGGCGCACAACGAAGTTGGATCCATGAGGAGTCTCCAACCCTGCCGAGCTAGCATTGCTAGATTGAACAGGTGCAAATCCCTGTACCCCagtcctcctttctccttcctACTGCACATAAGTTCCCAAGAAAGCCAAtgcattttattttctttatcctgCTGCGACCACCAGAATATGTAAATCATGGAGCCAATGTCGTCGCAAAGTGTCTTCGTGAGATCAAAGCAAGACATTGCATAAGACGGGATAGCTTGTGCAACAGCTTTGATAAGTACATCTTTTTCTGCCTTGGACAGCAGCTTTTCCTTCCACCCCTGAATTTTATTCCAGACCCGTTCCTTCAGGTAATTAAAGGTCAAGACTTTTGATCTGCCCATACTGATAGGCAAGCCGAGATACCGATCATTCCTTGCTTCGGAACTGACTTCTAGGTCAGCCATCAAAGCAGATTTCACACTCTCTCTTGTGTTTTTACTGAACATGATGGATGATTTATCCTTGCTTATAGTCTGCCCCGAGCAATTTTCATACAGAAATAGAACATTTTGCAGATGTTCTGCACTCCTATCCTCAATTTTGAAGAGTAACAGTGAATCATCCGCAAACAAAAGATGATTTATACTCGGCGCCTCCTGACAAACACGAACACCAGCCATCCCACCCCTTTGCTCCGCTGCATTCAACAGGCAAGAAAAGGCTTCAGCACAAATTAAGAACAGATAGGGGGATATCTGATCTCCCTGCCGCAAACCCCGCTGGGGTACAATCTCGTCTGTTAACTCACCATTTACACGGACACGGTACCTGACCGTTGTGACCAAATTCATCAGTCTCTCCACCCACTCATTTTGGAAACCCAATTTGCATAACATCAAGCGTAAGAACTCCCATTCAACATGATCATACGCTTTGCTCATATCAAGTTTCAGAGCCGCATAACTATCAGCACCCCTCCTCTTATTCTGCATATAGTGAGTCAATTCATAAGCAAGTAAAACATTATCAGTGATAAGCCTCCCTGGGACAAAAGCACTCTGATTCAGAGAAATGATATCCGGCAACACCCGTTTCAAACGATTAGCTAATACCTTCGAGGCAATCTTGTACACCACATTGCAGAGACTGATGGGGCGCAAGTCTTTTAGTCGCTCAGGTTTCTAAACCTTTGGAATTAACACCACCACTGTTTCATTCCAGCTGCCGGGCATAGGACCTCCATTTAGTACTTCAGTAACTTCCTTTACTACATCCTTCCCCACAATATTCCAAAATTTCTTATAGAATAAAGCAGGCATGCCACCTGGGCCAGGAGCTTTCAGATCTCCCATACTATCAAGGGCAgccttgatctcctcctcagtgTAATCTCTAGTGAGATCAGCATTCATTGCATCAGTTACACGAGATGGCACATGTTGCAACATCTCCTCATATCGGGACCCTGCACTAGAGGTAAATAAAGCAGAATAAAAGTTAGTCGCCATGGCTTGGATTCCTCCCGCATCCTCCACCACACACCCATCATCCTTCACCAATCATGTAATCCTATTTCTCCTCCTTCTTTCTGATGCATACTGATGGAAGAACCGTGTGTTCCGATCACCATGTTTCAGCCAGTGCGAAGTAGCACGCTGACGCCAATACAGATCCACCTGGTCCTCAAGCTTCTGCAGCCGATATTTGAGGATCTCCTCCCTTGCCACACTGTCCCGGCTAATGGAACTGCGTCTGCACCTCTCCAAGGCCTTTTTGCATGTTTAACACGCTTCTCCAAATCACCAAGACAGTTCGTGCTCCAGtctcggagctccgccgccacctctcGAACAGCTGACTCCACcttagcccccccccccctcgcctCCATTGTCAGCCGCTAAGAGTTCTCCACAATTGTTTCACAATTCTCCTCTTAAACCCACCCAGCTTCAAAACAGAAAGGGGAGCCCCCAGCCGGACTCCTGTGTTCTAGCTCCTTCTCCATAGTGACCACCACCGGCCTGTGGTCCGAGTGGCGAGGATCACCATTTCGAACGTGAAAAATCCAGGAAACGTGCCTGCCATGCTCCATCTGCCACTGCACGGTCCAGTCCCTCGCGGATGTAATGGTCATCCGTGTGGCTATTATTTCTCCAGGTAAAGATGTCCCCGGAGAAACCAAGGCCAGACAAAGCGCAGTCCTCTAATGCCATCCGGAACCTATCCATGCTGACTTGTGGTCTAGGCACACCCTCCTCCTTCTCGTGACTAAACAAAATTTCATTGAAATCACCCAAGCAAAGCCACGGATGCCTTCGCCCAGCATTCAATGTGCGTAACGCCCTCCATGACAGTTCCTTCTGGTCTGATTTGGGCTCGCCATAGAAGCCCGTGAGACGCCATGTGAATCCATCCGCCTCCTCCACATCTCCGTCAATGTACAGCCGAGACGTTGTACGCAAACAAAACTTAACCCCATTGTGCCAAAAGATTGCAAGTCCACCACTCCTCCCAACGCAATCCTTCACCACCATGTTTGTCAAACCCAAACGCCACCGCAACCACTCAATCTTGCCCGAGACCATCTTAGTCTCGGACAAGAACAAAATGTCAGGATCCTCCTCCTTCTGTAACTTCAAAAGGCTACGAATTGCCGGGCCGTTCCCCAACCCCCGGCAATTCCACGCAATCATCTTCATTGGTTCTCGCAGGACTGAACCGTCAGTCCCGCATCACTAGGTTTCGAAGCCACCTTCTGCTTTTTTGCTTTCGTATTCTCGTCATCTACACTGTTCAAGGACCGTTTCCTCTCCAGCGGCACAGATGCGTTTCCCTTCTGCTCAAAGGACCGGGCTCTTTTTTTGTATGTACCCGGTCTGGTTTCTTTGCTCCCTATAGGAGCTTCAGGCATCTCATCTACAGTCATGGTATGTAGTGCACTGTTCACATGCCCCGCCCCCAACTCAGAAGCCGCCAAATCCATTGCTCCCCCCCACAGTAGTTTCTCCttccacctccttcccctttccTTCACCAACCTCTTCTACAAATAGCACACATTTGGAAGTATTCTCCACGCCACTGGGGAGCTGGATTTTCAAAGGACTCGTCACCTCCTCATCAGACCTGTTTTTGCCTGCCCCTTCACTCGCCTCCAGAGCCCCTCCCTTCTTTCTCCAAGATGGAGCATTACTTCCGGAACGATCCGAGCCACTCTTCGTCCCCAAAGCGCCACGACCCCCTCCACCAGACCTCCATGACGGGACAAAGCACCCTCCTGTGTTACGATCACCAGAAAACTCATCCATTCTCCTCTCAAGAATGCATATCAACTTCTTGGAGAATTGCTGAGTCTCTCCTTTTGCAATTTTCACACCACACGATCGGTCAGTATGACCGATAATACCACAAGTATAGCAAAAGTCAGGCAGAAATTCATACTCCACAGGACACCACAAAGGCTTCTCTTCTTCCCCCACACACACCGTCACACCTCTCATAAGAGGTTTCCTGATGTCCAATCTCACTTTGATTCTAAGGAAGCGACCGATTGCATTATCATTCTCATCCAGATCCATGCCCATGAAACTGCCGATCTCATCACCAATTGCTATTCCCGTCGCCCTCTTCATCATACCAAGGGGGAGCTTCATAACCCGGATCCAGATTAGGATAAAGGAGAAATCCATCTCTTCAATTGTTTTCATCGTATCATAATCCGCCATCACCACTAGATCCTTCCCGAACATCCACGGGCCATCCTCCAAATCACGTTTCTTCCCTGACGGTTGTTGAAAAGTGAACAAAAAATGATTCTCACCCAGATCCTTGCAAAGAACACCTTTGATCGGGCACCAGATTCTGCCCAAGGTTTATTTCAGACCCTCCTCACTCACCAACTTTTCAGCAAGAACTTTGCCAACCGCCTGCGGGTCACCCGATCCAGCCTTCATCACAGACGCCTCAACCCTAATGCCCTTTCTCTCCGTCTCCACCAGTTTCATTCGCTCTAGCATTCCCTCCACGGCCTCCATCCCCACCAGATGCAAAAGGATGACGTTAAGACCTCTGATCAAAGGGAAGGAGATCCCAACCAGACCGACGAGCACCAGGGGCGGCTAGCAGATCTTGGCTCAGCTCCAAACAGGAGAATTTGACGTGGACACAAACGTGGAATAGGAGATGTACTCGAGGATCCGATCTCTGCGTAGAAATCTGATCAGGGAAGAGGGAGAAAGGGTGTAGAAACGACGGAGGAAGCCCCGCCGCCGACCTAAAACTCGAGTCGCCTAGGAAACCCTAGGCGTCGAGTACCCAAACCCCGATCCTTGGATAGAAATGTATAGCGACGTCGCCGATGTGGTGAACTGGTGGTTGGCTCTCAAAACAATTAGCCCAACCTACTCTGGGCCGCGACCCAGTTCTTGCTGTAGAAAAATCACCTTCTTTCTTAGAAAAATCACCTTCATACAGAGTTCTACGCTCCGTTGTTCATTAttctcaaaaagaaaagaactgCTCATTGCTCACCACATCTTCCTCAGATCCATCACACCTTTTTTTTTAGGGACAGATGCATCACACTCCCAAGAAGTCCTACCaagaaaagaagaggagccCCCGGCATATCCTAGGCCTAAAAAGGAACAGCTGAAGACGATATGAGGCTAATATATCAGCGACGATATGCTAGGATTTGGGCTTAGTTAGACATATAAGTGTTGAAGTGAATGATCTTCACATGGCGGTGGAGAGGAAATCACGATCACGGGGCTTAATCTGGCTCGAACTAGGCTAAGAATTCGACATTTTATCTCCTTTCTATTCAACATAATACTTCCATTTTAAATTGGAAGTCATTCTAACTTTTTTAGAGAgtcaaattattttttatatt
The nucleotide sequence above comes from Panicum virgatum strain AP13 chromosome 3K, P.virgatum_v5, whole genome shotgun sequence. Encoded proteins:
- the LOC120701318 gene encoding TLC domain-containing protein 4-B-like, with the translated sequence MDDVGLGPDERILWPASVLAGVAMCGAVYDLTRLVSSRCFKGYNGLNEMHKIEWNNRGFSTFHALAAAAVSFYLLVMSGLFSEDAHSAVVIDRKSWLSDAMFGVSLGYFLTDLAMILRYFPRLGGKEYLLHHGLSMYAISLALLSGKGHVYILMVLFTEATTPFVNLRWYLDLAGRKGSKLYLYNGLALFVGWLIARIILFVYFFTHMYLHFDQVRSVFPLGFYSILTVPPVLSLMNLLWFCKICKGMVKTLCKAKQSASVKTD